In Actinoplanes sp. NBC_00393, a single genomic region encodes these proteins:
- a CDS encoding maleylpyruvate isomerase family mycothiol-dependent enzyme, whose protein sequence is MAANVIDDLEAEQLRLESVLSRLVPADWLAPSAAAGWTIADVALHLAQTDEAVAATVHGDGNAIEWQRLGSTVDEAMAALVAADRTDPAVVFDRWRAARRACVEALRAADPGQPVRWVTNWIKPRTLATTRLAEHWAHALDIATPLGIDYPDTMRLRHIAWLGHSTLPYAFRLTGLPTVPVFCDLTAPDGSSWQFGDPAAENVIAGDAGAFCRVGAQRLDPEASGLQTKGPYAAEALRVLRNYAAV, encoded by the coding sequence GTGGCCGCCAATGTCATCGATGACCTTGAAGCTGAACAGCTGCGCCTGGAGTCGGTGCTGAGTCGGCTCGTGCCGGCTGACTGGCTTGCGCCGTCCGCAGCCGCCGGCTGGACGATTGCCGACGTCGCGCTGCATCTGGCGCAGACCGATGAGGCGGTGGCAGCCACCGTGCACGGCGACGGGAACGCGATCGAGTGGCAGCGTCTCGGCAGCACCGTGGACGAGGCGATGGCAGCGCTGGTCGCCGCCGACCGGACCGATCCGGCGGTGGTCTTCGACCGGTGGCGGGCCGCCCGCCGGGCCTGTGTGGAGGCGCTGCGGGCCGCCGACCCGGGCCAGCCGGTGCGCTGGGTGACCAACTGGATCAAGCCGCGCACCCTGGCCACCACCCGGCTGGCCGAGCATTGGGCGCACGCGCTGGACATCGCCACGCCGCTCGGCATCGACTATCCGGACACGATGCGCCTGCGGCACATCGCCTGGCTGGGGCACAGCACTCTCCCGTACGCATTCCGGCTCACCGGCCTGCCCACCGTGCCGGTGTTCTGTGATCTGACCGCGCCGGACGGCTCGTCCTGGCAGTTCGGCGACCCGGCCGCGGAGAACGTGATCGCCGGTGACGCCGGCGCTTTCTGCCGGGTCGGCGCCCAGCGCCTGGACCCGGAGGCGTCCGGTCTGCAGACCAAGGGACCGTACGCGGCGGAAGCCCTCCGGGTGCTGCGCAACTACGCTGCGGTGTGA
- a CDS encoding DUF6193 family natural product biosynthesis protein, with amino-acid sequence MDPWGDDARWYPDIVEAGDASEAWRAEFERQGVTFDVQPDGDLSRHRRAGVSSGELRADLTARRGQRQFYLALRTGRFTALQGFAPDLAVAAQAARMWLAGTRPGEVAAAFPFLGSVALAEARERGDRAESRWLWLYENHCDDPIGAKLRAFVALAFHEPRLRQPQPFTSHFTLGFGRDHPVVTPASTADRFVVRTRDGHVHEETDAPGALRLVLADLPPT; translated from the coding sequence ATGGATCCGTGGGGTGACGACGCGCGCTGGTATCCGGACATCGTCGAGGCGGGCGACGCCTCGGAGGCTTGGCGGGCGGAGTTCGAGCGGCAGGGCGTGACGTTCGACGTTCAGCCCGACGGCGACCTGAGCCGGCATCGCCGTGCCGGCGTTTCCAGTGGTGAGTTGCGGGCGGACCTGACGGCCCGCCGCGGGCAGCGCCAGTTCTACCTGGCACTGCGCACCGGCCGGTTCACGGCGCTGCAGGGGTTCGCTCCGGATCTGGCGGTGGCTGCGCAGGCGGCGCGGATGTGGCTCGCCGGGACCCGGCCGGGCGAGGTCGCGGCGGCTTTCCCGTTCCTCGGTTCGGTGGCGCTGGCCGAGGCCCGTGAGCGCGGCGACCGGGCGGAGTCGCGCTGGCTCTGGCTGTACGAGAATCACTGCGACGACCCGATCGGCGCCAAGCTGCGGGCGTTCGTCGCGCTGGCGTTCCACGAGCCGAGGCTGCGACAACCGCAGCCGTTCACCAGCCATTTCACGCTGGGCTTCGGCCGGGACCATCCGGTGGTCACCCCGGCGTCCACTGCGGATCGGTTCGTCGTTCGCACCCGGGACGGCCACGTGCACGAGGAGACCGACGCGCCCGGCGCGCTCCGGCTGGTGCTGGCCGACCTGCCGCCAACATGA
- a CDS encoding MarR family winged helix-turn-helix transcriptional regulator yields the protein MNDKGAALYEVLRQVRPLVLNSARAVEASLRPERLTVGMRAVLEVLAEHGPAPVPAVAERLDLARQGVQRHVNDLIDLGHVVAKENPAHRRSVLITLTPAGAELFDRIREDELKTLAGLAADCTPAEIAAALKVLTALNRDVRRRTA from the coding sequence ATGAATGACAAGGGCGCAGCGCTGTACGAAGTCCTCCGCCAAGTCCGCCCCCTGGTGCTCAACTCGGCCCGGGCGGTCGAGGCGTCCCTGCGCCCGGAGCGGCTGACCGTCGGCATGCGCGCCGTCCTCGAGGTGCTCGCCGAGCACGGCCCGGCCCCGGTGCCGGCCGTCGCCGAGCGGCTCGATCTGGCCCGCCAGGGTGTCCAGCGGCACGTCAACGACCTGATCGATCTGGGTCACGTCGTCGCGAAGGAGAACCCGGCACACCGCCGCTCGGTGCTGATCACGCTGACTCCGGCCGGCGCCGAGTTGTTCGACCGCATCCGCGAGGACGAGCTCAAGACCCTGGCCGGCCTGGCCGCCGACTGCACCCCGGCGGAGATCGCCGCGGCGCTGAAGGTGCTGACCGCGCTCAACCGGGACGTCCGCCGGAGGACCGCATGA
- a CDS encoding maleylpyruvate isomerase family mycothiol-dependent enzyme — protein MIYELTTANRLMIADFLESLDDDQWATETLCEGWTVHHMAAHFVQPMLVGFGRFFLAALRYRGDTDRTVDHFTRKLARRPRDELVTLLREHAADHVDPPRVGPMGPFAETCLHLRDIARPLGLAADVPAEHWRILLDYLTSPRVAPALVAPGRLDGLRLTATDADWSSGAGAEVAGPIEAIGMAITGRAVAVKDLHGPGAGRLAPSPTAARRGHAPPRSR, from the coding sequence ATGATCTACGAGCTGACCACCGCCAACCGCCTGATGATCGCGGACTTCCTGGAATCCCTCGACGACGACCAGTGGGCGACCGAAACCCTGTGCGAGGGCTGGACCGTGCACCACATGGCCGCCCACTTCGTCCAGCCGATGCTGGTCGGCTTCGGGCGTTTCTTCCTGGCCGCGCTGCGGTATCGCGGCGACACCGACCGGACCGTCGACCACTTCACCCGGAAGCTGGCCCGGCGACCCCGCGACGAGCTGGTCACACTGCTGCGGGAACACGCCGCCGACCACGTGGACCCGCCGCGGGTCGGGCCGATGGGCCCGTTCGCCGAGACCTGCCTGCACCTGCGCGACATCGCCCGCCCACTCGGACTGGCCGCCGACGTACCGGCCGAGCACTGGCGCATCCTGTTGGACTACCTGACCTCGCCGCGGGTGGCGCCCGCTCTGGTCGCCCCGGGCCGCCTCGACGGGCTCCGCCTCACCGCCACCGACGCCGACTGGAGCAGCGGCGCCGGCGCCGAGGTGGCGGGCCCGATCGAGGCGATCGGCATGGCGATCACCGGCCGGGCAGTGGCCGTCAAGGACCTGCACGGCCCGGGCGCCGGCCGGTTAGCGCCATCACCGACAGCAGCTCGTAGAGGGCATGCGCCGCCGCGATCCCGGTGA
- the speB gene encoding agmatinase, protein MNDPRITENGRIGQIDATVVPRFAGPATFARLPRADEVSDLDVAVIGVPFDAGVSYRPGARFGPAHVRESSRLLRPYNPAADVSPFAALQVADAGDLAVNPFDIGTAVQQVHHGARSVLERAPRLVTIGGDHTIALPLLRAMAERHGGPIAVVHFDAHLDTWDSYFGADYVHGTPFRRASEEGLIDRTGSMHVGIRGPLYASTDLADDAALGFQIVHSHEMDDIGARGVIERIHQRVEQRPVYVSLDIDVLDPAFAPGTGTPEAGGLTSRELLTILRSFAALNLVGADVVEVSPAYDHAEITGIAAAHALYELLSVMALTGRRPGRAGP, encoded by the coding sequence ATGAACGACCCACGGATCACCGAGAACGGCCGGATCGGTCAGATCGACGCCACCGTGGTGCCGCGGTTCGCCGGGCCGGCCACGTTCGCCCGGCTGCCCCGCGCCGACGAGGTGTCCGACCTGGATGTGGCGGTGATCGGGGTGCCGTTCGACGCGGGCGTGAGCTACCGGCCGGGCGCGCGGTTCGGGCCGGCCCACGTCCGGGAGTCGTCGCGGCTGCTGCGCCCGTACAACCCGGCCGCCGACGTGTCGCCGTTCGCTGCCCTGCAGGTGGCCGACGCCGGCGACCTCGCGGTGAACCCGTTCGACATCGGCACGGCTGTACAGCAGGTCCACCACGGCGCCCGCTCCGTCCTGGAGCGGGCGCCCCGCCTGGTCACGATCGGCGGCGACCACACCATCGCACTGCCGCTGCTGCGGGCGATGGCCGAACGCCACGGCGGCCCGATCGCCGTGGTGCACTTCGACGCGCACCTGGACACCTGGGACAGCTACTTCGGCGCCGACTACGTGCACGGCACCCCGTTCCGCCGCGCGTCCGAGGAGGGCCTGATCGACCGGACCGGGTCGATGCACGTCGGCATCCGCGGCCCGCTGTACGCCTCGACCGACCTGGCCGACGACGCCGCGCTCGGCTTCCAGATCGTGCACAGCCACGAGATGGACGACATCGGCGCCCGCGGCGTCATCGAGCGGATCCATCAGCGGGTCGAACAGCGGCCGGTCTACGTGTCGCTCGACATCGACGTGCTCGACCCGGCGTTCGCCCCCGGCACCGGCACCCCGGAGGCGGGCGGCCTGACCAGTCGGGAGCTGCTGACCATCCTGCGCAGCTTCGCCGCACTGAACCTGGTCGGCGCGGATGTGGTCGAGGTGTCCCCCGCGTACGACCACGCGGAGATCACCGGGATCGCGGCGGCGCATGCCCTCTACGAGCTGCTGTCGGTGATGGCGCTAACCGGCCGGCGCCCGGGCCGTGCAGGTCCTTGA
- a CDS encoding purine-cytosine permease family protein, producing the protein MSETPKTFVIETYGIDTIRDEDRTSRPRDLFRIQFGGANTFATIILGTFPVLLGLSLWQAVAATVTGLLVGALILMPMGLFGPKTGTNNAVSSGAHFGVRGRVVGSFLSLLTAIAFYSISVWVSGDAVAGALTRLFGMPDNDLVRGIIYAVLGALVIVVVVYGYQLMLAVNKIVVVANTALMLLGVVAFAGMFDFGYDPGPEAYALGSFWPTFVLSALIVMGNPISFGAFLGDWSRYIPADTPVPRLLGATFFAQLATLVPFLFGVGTATLVSGEQDYIFALVQVSPAWYTVLLVVIAFLGGMSTGVTSLYGTGLDFSSVFPRLSRVQASLFIGVLAFVFILVGRLAFDLIDSVNAFIGAIVICTTPWMIIMTIGYIVRRGHYDPADLQVFNQGRTGGRYWFTAGVNWRGMAAWIPAAIVGLMFANYPPLIEGPFRNSAGGVDISLPVTLVLAAAAYLLLLYAVPEPRYVFGPDGPRGVPATDGVAPEVVDDAGASVHRVARR; encoded by the coding sequence GTGAGCGAAACCCCGAAGACCTTTGTGATAGAGACCTACGGCATCGACACGATCCGCGACGAGGACCGGACGTCCCGGCCCCGTGACCTGTTCCGCATCCAGTTCGGCGGGGCGAACACCTTCGCCACGATCATCCTGGGCACGTTCCCCGTACTCCTCGGTCTTTCGCTGTGGCAGGCGGTCGCGGCGACGGTGACCGGCCTGCTGGTCGGTGCTCTCATCCTGATGCCGATGGGCCTGTTCGGGCCGAAGACCGGCACCAACAACGCGGTCTCATCCGGCGCGCACTTCGGCGTGCGCGGCCGGGTGGTCGGCTCGTTCCTGTCGCTGCTGACCGCCATCGCCTTCTACTCGATCTCGGTGTGGGTCAGCGGTGACGCGGTCGCCGGCGCGCTCACCCGGCTGTTCGGCATGCCGGACAACGACCTGGTCCGCGGCATCATCTACGCGGTGCTCGGCGCGCTGGTCATCGTCGTGGTCGTGTACGGCTACCAGCTCATGCTCGCCGTCAACAAGATCGTCGTCGTCGCCAACACCGCACTGATGCTCCTCGGCGTCGTCGCCTTCGCAGGGATGTTCGACTTCGGCTACGACCCCGGCCCGGAGGCGTACGCGCTCGGCTCCTTCTGGCCCACGTTCGTGCTCTCCGCCCTGATCGTGATGGGCAACCCGATCTCCTTCGGCGCGTTCCTCGGCGACTGGTCGCGCTACATCCCGGCGGACACACCCGTACCCCGGCTGCTGGGCGCGACCTTCTTCGCCCAGCTCGCCACCCTGGTGCCGTTCCTGTTCGGCGTCGGCACCGCCACCCTGGTCTCCGGCGAACAGGACTACATCTTCGCGCTCGTGCAGGTCTCCCCCGCCTGGTACACGGTCCTGCTCGTGGTGATCGCCTTCCTGGGCGGCATGTCCACCGGCGTGACCTCGCTCTACGGCACCGGCCTCGACTTCTCCTCGGTCTTCCCGCGGCTGAGCCGGGTGCAGGCGTCGCTGTTCATCGGCGTCCTCGCGTTCGTCTTCATCCTGGTCGGCCGGCTCGCCTTCGACCTGATCGACAGCGTGAACGCGTTCATCGGCGCGATCGTCATCTGCACCACCCCGTGGATGATCATCATGACCATCGGGTACATCGTCCGGCGTGGCCACTACGACCCGGCTGACCTGCAGGTCTTCAACCAGGGACGGACCGGCGGCCGGTATTGGTTCACCGCCGGCGTCAACTGGCGCGGCATGGCCGCCTGGATCCCGGCGGCGATCGTGGGCCTGATGTTCGCGAACTATCCGCCGCTGATCGAGGGCCCGTTCCGCAACAGCGCGGGCGGCGTGGACATCAGCCTGCCGGTCACGCTGGTCCTCGCTGCCGCGGCCTACCTTCTTCTTCTGTACGCCGTACCCGAGCCCCGCTACGTCTTCGGACCGGACGGACCCCGCGGGGTGCCGGCCACGGACGGTGTCGCCCCGGAGGTCGTGGACGACGCCGGAGCCTCGGTGCACCGGGTCGCCCGCCGATGA
- a CDS encoding cyclase family protein has product MRIVDLSIPVGPGTQVYPGDPEVRFTRHATVDREGYNLLHVEFGSQTGTHVDAPYHFRDDAPRIDELDLSLFTGPGALIDVRGAGARGRITWERISAAAPRLEPGTIALICTGWSAHYGTPAYYDHPFLDADACRRLLDRGIRTFCIDAVNLDETPDSAHPGEGYPVHHLIAEAGGVIGENFRNLELVDFPNPLVSCLPIALSGADGAPVRAVAIDLR; this is encoded by the coding sequence ATGCGCATCGTCGACCTGTCCATTCCGGTCGGCCCGGGCACGCAGGTCTACCCCGGCGACCCGGAAGTCCGTTTCACCCGGCACGCGACGGTCGACCGCGAGGGCTACAACCTGCTCCACGTCGAGTTCGGCTCGCAGACCGGCACCCACGTCGACGCGCCCTACCACTTCCGCGACGACGCACCGCGCATCGACGAACTCGACCTCAGCCTGTTCACCGGCCCCGGCGCGCTGATCGACGTCCGCGGAGCCGGGGCACGCGGGCGCATCACCTGGGAGCGCATCAGCGCGGCGGCGCCTCGCCTGGAGCCGGGCACGATCGCCCTGATCTGTACGGGGTGGTCAGCGCATTACGGCACCCCGGCCTACTACGACCACCCGTTCCTGGACGCCGACGCCTGCCGTCGCCTGCTCGACCGGGGGATCCGAACGTTCTGCATCGACGCGGTCAACCTCGACGAGACGCCCGACAGCGCCCATCCCGGCGAGGGCTACCCGGTGCACCACCTGATCGCCGAGGCGGGCGGAGTCATCGGCGAGAACTTCCGCAACCTGGAACTCGTCGACTTCCCGAACCCGCTGGTCTCCTGCCTGCCCATCGCCCTCTCCGGCGCTGACGGCGCACCGGTCCGGGCGGTCGCCATCGACCTACGGTGA
- a CDS encoding helix-turn-helix domain-containing protein produces the protein MKPLPISPTSGKVQIGARLRAARLRQGLTIDQVAASAEVSKGFVSRIERDETSPSVATLVTICEVLSLPVGALFEAPEFDLIRAGDAARIQLAGDGSDERLLTPRGQSRVQVVRSVVEPGGTGGAELYTLNCELEVLHVLDGELDVLFSQHTVRLGAGDSLTFSGREPHSWVNPDAERTAEAIWVIIPAAWNVSP, from the coding sequence GTGAAACCACTTCCGATCTCCCCGACCAGCGGCAAGGTGCAGATCGGCGCGCGGCTGCGGGCCGCCCGGCTGCGGCAGGGGCTCACCATCGACCAGGTCGCGGCGAGCGCGGAGGTCAGCAAGGGTTTCGTCAGCCGCATCGAGCGCGACGAGACGTCCCCGAGCGTGGCCACGCTGGTGACCATCTGCGAGGTGCTGTCACTGCCGGTCGGCGCGCTGTTCGAGGCGCCGGAGTTCGACCTGATCCGGGCCGGTGACGCGGCCCGGATCCAGCTGGCCGGGGACGGCTCGGACGAGCGGCTGCTCACCCCGCGCGGGCAGTCCCGGGTGCAGGTGGTGCGGTCGGTGGTCGAGCCGGGCGGCACCGGCGGCGCCGAGCTGTACACGCTGAACTGCGAGCTCGAGGTGCTGCACGTGCTCGACGGGGAGCTGGACGTGTTGTTCAGCCAGCACACGGTCCGGCTCGGGGCCGGCGACTCGCTGACCTTCTCCGGCCGGGAGCCGCACAGCTGGGTCAACCCGGATGCGGAGCGCACCGCCGAGGCGATCTGGGTGATCATCCCGGCCGCCTGGAACGTCTCACCGTAG
- a CDS encoding SMI1/KNR4 family protein: protein MIDDFATWLPLLKLIRLDPGGHAAGQISRGSWSVPVPKPQWVPGRAAQVSDMQEEWDAVGRVRDALIADGREGLSFVVEAQAPGRRVLHLIDNGPAVETGLGPYPGSLVLVDGAVPEPWRRLPEPAPTATPAPSADPGRLERTLRDRIPGAIGATEAEIAAAEARLGVAMPEELKALYRVTRGQWKDWGDDYEAAERASDAVGCELFPLEEVYIADAASRPSLWQFAATEAVVTPPGAAVQGLVGSPGWIAFGDNGGGDRLAIDLTPGPGGHIGQIIMIDHEQNIRAALLAESLTDMVLNGRQSWRSERTDEPPVVARINIRSLPSIEAAVDPRLEVLGIGVWQGEPLSLVPVMGLTRLRTLTAYPGTLADPLEIGRLTGLEFLRLGPREWRTLLDAGALPPGLLAAGIEVPGSPNPLSIVELANEILGRFGRPPITRTVLEGSLP, encoded by the coding sequence GTGATCGATGACTTCGCGACCTGGCTTCCCCTGCTCAAACTCATCCGGCTCGACCCCGGCGGCCACGCGGCCGGGCAGATCAGCCGTGGCTCCTGGAGCGTGCCGGTGCCGAAGCCGCAATGGGTTCCCGGCCGGGCCGCCCAGGTGTCCGACATGCAGGAGGAGTGGGATGCGGTCGGCCGGGTGCGGGACGCGCTGATCGCCGATGGCCGGGAGGGCCTCTCGTTCGTCGTGGAGGCGCAGGCGCCCGGACGCCGGGTGCTGCACCTGATCGACAACGGTCCTGCCGTGGAGACCGGGCTCGGGCCGTACCCGGGCTCGCTCGTCCTGGTCGACGGTGCCGTGCCGGAGCCGTGGCGGCGCCTGCCGGAGCCGGCGCCCACGGCGACCCCCGCGCCGTCAGCGGATCCGGGCCGGTTGGAGCGGACGCTGCGCGATCGGATCCCCGGCGCCATCGGGGCGACCGAGGCGGAGATCGCCGCGGCCGAGGCGCGTCTCGGTGTCGCAATGCCGGAGGAACTCAAGGCGCTCTACCGGGTGACCCGTGGGCAGTGGAAGGACTGGGGAGACGACTACGAGGCGGCGGAGCGGGCGTCGGACGCGGTCGGTTGCGAGCTGTTCCCGCTCGAAGAGGTGTACATCGCTGACGCGGCGTCCCGGCCGAGCCTCTGGCAGTTCGCTGCGACCGAGGCGGTGGTCACCCCGCCCGGCGCCGCGGTGCAGGGCCTCGTCGGCTCACCCGGCTGGATCGCCTTCGGCGACAACGGCGGCGGTGACCGGCTCGCCATCGATCTGACCCCGGGACCGGGCGGCCACATCGGCCAGATCATCATGATCGACCACGAGCAGAACATCAGGGCCGCACTGCTCGCCGAGTCGCTCACCGACATGGTGCTCAACGGGCGCCAGTCGTGGCGGTCCGAACGCACCGACGAGCCGCCGGTCGTGGCCCGGATCAACATCCGCAGTCTGCCGAGCATCGAGGCGGCCGTGGACCCGCGCCTGGAGGTGCTGGGCATCGGCGTCTGGCAGGGCGAGCCGCTGAGTCTCGTACCGGTGATGGGTCTGACTCGGCTGCGCACTTTGACCGCCTACCCGGGCACCCTGGCCGACCCGCTGGAGATCGGCCGGTTGACCGGCCTGGAATTCCTGCGGCTCGGGCCGCGGGAATGGCGGACCCTGCTGGACGCCGGCGCCCTGCCGCCGGGCCTGCTGGCCGCCGGCATCGAGGTGCCGGGCAGCCCGAACCCGCTGTCCATCGTGGAACTGGCCAACGAGATCCTCGGCCGCTTCGGCCGTCCACCGATCACCCGAACCGTCCTGGAGGGCTCGTTGCCCTGA
- a CDS encoding PPOX class F420-dependent oxidoreductase, with product MTTANAIIPDDLRDLLERPLFADLATVREDGSPQVNPMWYAWDGEVIRFTHTNFRRKFKNIQANPAVAISIIDPENPYRYIEVRGVVERIEPDPTGAFYMELANRYNAPFGTDAPKDAPDRVIFVVRPTAVGKR from the coding sequence ATGACGACTGCGAACGCCATCATCCCGGACGATCTTCGTGACCTGCTGGAGCGGCCGCTCTTCGCCGACCTGGCCACGGTTCGGGAGGACGGCAGCCCGCAGGTCAATCCGATGTGGTACGCCTGGGACGGTGAGGTCATCCGCTTCACCCACACGAACTTCCGGCGCAAGTTCAAGAACATCCAGGCGAACCCGGCCGTCGCGATCTCGATCATCGACCCGGAGAATCCGTACCGCTACATCGAGGTGCGCGGGGTTGTGGAGCGCATCGAGCCGGACCCGACCGGCGCGTTCTACATGGAGCTGGCCAACCGGTACAACGCGCCGTTCGGCACCGACGCGCCGAAGGACGCGCCCGACCGGGTGATCTTCGTGGTGCGTCCTACCGCTGTCGGGAAGCGCTGA
- a CDS encoding aldose epimerase family protein, whose translation MSLDAVSVAQEAWGSTPAGAVDRYTLSNGSGLRVSVLTYGGIVQSIEVPDRGGNTANVALGFASIQGYLDNPGPYFGAIIGRYGNRIAKGQFTIDGLAVQVPVNDGPNSLHGGTPGFDQRIWEATVTDDGALVLHHVSPDGDQGFPGTLWVTVTYRLTADNGLRIDYRATTDTATVVNLTNHSYFNLAGDGSGNVYDHVLRIDADAFTPVDATLIPTGEIAPVDGTPLDFRTPTAIGERIREDHTQLRYGSGYDHNWVLNNPEAGLRVVAHVAEPGTGRSLTVHTTEPGMQFYSGNFLTGTFAGASGHLYRQGDGLALETQHFPDSPNHPQFPTTELRPGQTYESTTVYEFGW comes from the coding sequence ATGTCGCTGGATGCCGTTTCCGTCGCTCAGGAGGCGTGGGGTTCCACCCCGGCCGGCGCGGTCGACCGGTACACCCTCAGCAACGGCAGCGGCCTGCGGGTCAGCGTCCTCACCTACGGCGGGATCGTGCAGTCGATCGAGGTGCCGGACCGGGGCGGCAACACCGCGAACGTGGCGCTCGGCTTCGCCTCGATCCAGGGCTACCTGGACAACCCCGGCCCGTACTTCGGGGCGATCATCGGCCGGTACGGCAACCGGATCGCCAAGGGACAGTTCACCATCGACGGGCTGGCGGTCCAGGTGCCGGTCAACGACGGTCCGAACAGCCTGCACGGCGGCACGCCCGGCTTCGACCAGCGGATCTGGGAGGCCACGGTCACCGACGACGGCGCGCTGGTGCTCCACCACGTCAGCCCCGACGGCGACCAGGGCTTCCCGGGCACGCTGTGGGTGACGGTCACCTACCGCCTCACCGCCGACAACGGCCTGCGGATCGACTACCGGGCCACCACCGACACGGCGACCGTGGTCAACCTGACCAACCACAGCTACTTCAACCTGGCCGGTGACGGCTCCGGCAACGTGTACGACCACGTGCTGCGCATCGACGCCGACGCTTTCACGCCGGTCGACGCCACTCTCATCCCGACCGGCGAGATCGCCCCGGTGGACGGCACGCCGCTGGACTTCCGTACTCCCACCGCGATCGGCGAGCGCATCCGCGAGGACCACACCCAGCTGCGCTACGGCAGCGGATACGACCACAACTGGGTGCTCAACAACCCGGAAGCCGGCCTGCGGGTCGTCGCCCACGTCGCCGAGCCCGGCACCGGCCGAAGCCTGACCGTGCACACCACCGAGCCCGGTATGCAGTTCTACTCCGGCAACTTCCTGACCGGCACGTTCGCCGGAGCCAGCGGCCACCTGTACCGCCAGGGCGACGGCCTCGCCCTGGAGACCCAGCACTTCCCGGACTCCCCCAACCACCCGCAGTTCCCCACCACGGAGCTGCGCCCCGGCCAGACCTACGAGTCGACCACGGTGTACGAGTTCGGATGGTGA
- a CDS encoding iron chaperone — translation MAEKTPAAFSDEEKAAMKERAAEVKAARRGKSKADPEAAVLAKIGELPEADRALAERVHAIIRASAPELTPKLYYGMPAYAKNGKVLCFFQSAAKFKTRYSTLGFEEIANLDEGTMWPSAFAITELTAADEKRIADLVRRAAG, via the coding sequence ATGGCTGAGAAGACACCCGCGGCGTTCAGTGACGAGGAGAAGGCCGCGATGAAGGAGCGTGCCGCCGAGGTGAAGGCGGCCCGTCGCGGCAAGAGCAAGGCCGATCCCGAGGCCGCCGTGCTAGCGAAGATCGGCGAGTTGCCGGAGGCCGATCGTGCCCTGGCGGAACGGGTCCACGCCATCATCAGGGCCAGCGCACCCGAGTTGACGCCGAAGCTCTACTACGGGATGCCGGCGTATGCGAAGAACGGCAAGGTCCTGTGCTTCTTCCAGTCGGCGGCGAAGTTCAAGACGCGGTATTCCACGCTGGGCTTCGAGGAGATCGCGAACCTCGACGAGGGAACCATGTGGCCGAGCGCTTTCGCGATCACCGAACTGACCGCTGCGGACGAGAAGCGGATCGCCGATCTCGTCAGGCGGGCAGCCGGCTGA